In Chitinophaga oryzae, the sequence ACCATCGATCCCAATTCCAATATCGACGATACATCTGAGAACTACCTGAAAGTGACTTATCAGCTGACCGCCCAAGACGGGCAAACCCTGCTGGTAGTGACGCAGGGCGATTATTCCACTGTGGCGGAAGGTGACCGGAGATACAAAGAAGCTATGGACGCCGGTGGCTGGTCTTCCATCCTCACCGAAATCAAAAAAGTGGCGGAGGCCAACTAATAACCGGTAAAAAAAGGGCTTTCACCGGAACCTGCCCTCCGTTTACCTAGTGATGGTTGATTCCCCGGGCGCTGTGTTACAATTTTGAGGTATAATCCTGTTTTATGACACAGCTCCCAACATCTTTTCATGTAGTGATTGCCGGTGGCGGTATCAGTGGCCTGGCACTGGCGTTGTTCCTGAACAAGGCAGGCATATCCTGCAGCATTTACGAAGCATACGGCTATAAAGCGACCATCGGCGCGGGTTTCAACATCGCGCCTAACGGCATGAACGTATTGGATGCCCTGGGGCTGGCAGAAAAGGTAACTGCCGCCGGGGCGGTGTCTGAAGCGATCTGTATGCGTAACGGTAAAGGCAAAGTCATCGCCAGTTTGCCAAATGGTTCCGTTGAAAAATACGGCCAGCCGGGTGTAAGCCTTTCCCGGGCTGCCTTGTATGACATCCTGCTGCAGGAACTGAAAGAACAGGGCCTCACCGTGCATTACCACAAAAGACTTTGCGATATCCGGCAGACGGAAGACAACGTAACTGCTGTATTCACCGACGGTACACGGGCTACCGGCGACGTGCTGATCGGCGCTGACGGCGTTCATTCCGCTACGCGGCAGCTGCTTTTTCCCGAAGCACCCGCACCGGCTTTTACCTGCATGAAAAACTACGGCGGCTTTGCTCCTTTGTCAGCCCTCCCGGAAATGACAGCACAGGAAATCAACAGCCTCAATTTTACTTTTGGCAACGATGGCTTCATCGGTTACTGCGCCGCCGGCAACGGGATGGCCATGTGGTGGTCCAACCTGCCGTCTGACGTGCCTTTTACCAAAGAAGAGCTGGACTCCACCACGGTAGAAGAAGTAAAATCGTTGATGCAGGACCGTTATAAAAATTATCACGCTCCCATCCCCGCGCTGATCGCCCATACCGAAAAGGTACTGAAGGTGAATGTGTCTGACATTGCTTCCCTTTCCTCCTGGCATAAAGGCCGGGTGTTACTGATCGGCGACGCTGCCCATGCGGTAAGTCCCAGTGCCGGCCAGGGCGCCTCCATGGCCCTGGAAGACGCCATGTACTTGGGTATGCTGCTGCGCGACGCCGGCGTTGGTTCTTATGCCGCCGCCTTCCGGAAGTTCGAAACCGACCGTAAACCCAGAGTGGAGAAGATCGTGGCAGAAGGCAGGAAAAGGAGCCGGTCTAAAAGTATACTCCGCCCCTGGCAGGCTAAAATCCGGGACTGGATGATGGCGATTTTTATCCCGCTGTTTGCGCCTAAAAACTTTGACTGGTTGTACCGTTATAAATTGGACTGGCAGATGAAATATTAGCAGGAAAGGGTATATTTAGGTATAAATCCCTGATATTATGCCATCCCCTAACGCTTTCCGAAGGTTAATACTGCCCATTGTTATTGCTATCCCTGTCCTTTTTGCGATGCTGTCCTATGGCTTGTTCAGCAATAATATCGCATCAGGACTTTGGGTGCTCATGAGTTTAGCGTTCCTGTTAGGTGTTCCTTTTGTGATGGGAGCACTGACCATTTATTTTTCTCCTCTCAAATGGGTAAAAAGCCTCGGTTACCAGATTCTGATGCCCTGGGTGCCCATCGGTATTTTTTTTGTGGTTACGCTCCTGGTAGGGTGGGAAGGCTGGGCATGCTGGCTGATGGCGCTGCCGTTGGCCATGGTGGCTTCCACGATAGGTGGATTGGCCGCCGCCCGTTACAAAGAAAGGGAAGGGAATAAAAATGAGCGCGTCTACCTCTCCCTGATCGTTTTACTCCCGTTGATCATCTCCCCTATAGAACAACTGATTGGTAAGATCCCCGGCCAATACAAGGCCTATACTTATATCGATATTCATGCCGGTAAAGAAGCCATCTGGAAAAACGTTACCCGTGTAGGTGAAATTGCCGCTGCACAGGACAAAGGCTGGTTTACCCGTATGTTGGGCTTTCCCCGTCCTGTCAAGGCGGAACTGAACTATGAAGGCGTGGGCGCATACCGCAAGGCCATCTTCGACAAAGGTCTGGTCTTCGATGAAAAGGTAACAGCGTATAATCATCAGCGTAGTATGAGCTTTACCATTCATGCAGACCCTTACAATATTCCTTCTACCACCATGGACGAACATATCGTGATTGGCGGCGAATATTTTGATGTGCTAAACGGTGCCTATGAGCTGGAACCGTTATCCAACGGTACTTACAGGCTACATCTCTACAGCCATTTTAAGTTGAACACCACTTTTAATTTTTATGCCAGCTGGTGGGCTTCCTGGATCATGAAAGACATCCAGAACAACATCCTGCAGGTGATCCGGCAGCGGGCAGAATCTGGCTTACCAGAAGACCGTATATAGCGCTGTCAGGATACCGACGATCAGAATGGAGCCTGCAATGAAGCCCGGCGTGGTGCGGAACATGGACTTGTCAATTTCCAGGGCATGTGCGGTGGCTTCTTTCGTAGGACGTGTGATGCTGATGATGATCATCAGGATAACGATCAGTACAAAGGTGATGGACATCCTGTCGAGGAACGGGTAGTCCGGAAAGGCGCCGTGCGTCCATACGGGCAGGAATTTCAATATCGTAGAGACGGGGATGGTCAGCAGGGCGCCGGTGAGCGCAGCGCCGGCGGTGGTCCGTTTCCAGAAGAAACCCAGCAGGAAAATAGCCAGTACGCCAGGCGAGATGAAGCCCACATATTCCTGTATAAACTGGTAGGCCTGGTCCAGCGAACGCAGTGACGGGGTGACGATAGCTGCCAGCAGCATGGCGATGATCACCGCCCAGCGGCCTACCCTCACCAGCTGTTTTTCGCTGGCTTCGCGGTTAAAATATTTCTGATAGATGTCCAGCGAGAAAATGGTGGAGATGCTGTTGGCCTTACCGGCCAGCGACGCCACGATGGCAGCTGTGAGCGCGGCGAAAGCAACGCCTTTCAGTCCGGGTGGCAACAGGTTCATCAGCGTAGGATAGGCATGGTCCGGTTTGATGACCCCGGCAGCATCGGTCATCTCCTGCTGGAACATACCGTTTTTGTGCAGCACGAACATCACAATGCCGGGAAGTACCGCAATGACCGGCACCAGCAGTTTCAGGAAGGCGGCAAACAGAATGCCTTTGCGGGCGGTCTGCAGGTTGGCCCCCAGCGCACGTTGTGTGATGTACTGGTTGCAGCCCCAGTACGCGAGGTTGTTGATCCACATACCGCCTATCAGTACAGACAGTCCGGGAAGATCTTTGTAATAGGGATGATCGCTGTGGAAGATCATGTGGAAGTGGGAAGGGGCTTCCTTCCGCAGTACAGACAAGCCTTTCAGGATATTGCTGCCGTAGCCGAATTTCTCCGCTAATAAGGTCAGTGCGAGATAGGTTGTTACCAGTCCGCCGATGATGAGCACGGCCACCTGTACCACATCGGTATAGCCGATTACTTTCATGCCGCCGAGAGTA encodes:
- a CDS encoding FAD-dependent oxidoreductase encodes the protein MTQLPTSFHVVIAGGGISGLALALFLNKAGISCSIYEAYGYKATIGAGFNIAPNGMNVLDALGLAEKVTAAGAVSEAICMRNGKGKVIASLPNGSVEKYGQPGVSLSRAALYDILLQELKEQGLTVHYHKRLCDIRQTEDNVTAVFTDGTRATGDVLIGADGVHSATRQLLFPEAPAPAFTCMKNYGGFAPLSALPEMTAQEINSLNFTFGNDGFIGYCAAGNGMAMWWSNLPSDVPFTKEELDSTTVEEVKSLMQDRYKNYHAPIPALIAHTEKVLKVNVSDIASLSSWHKGRVLLIGDAAHAVSPSAGQGASMALEDAMYLGMLLRDAGVGSYAAAFRKFETDRKPRVEKIVAEGRKRSRSKSILRPWQAKIRDWMMAIFIPLFAPKNFDWLYRYKLDWQMKY
- a CDS encoding sodium/sugar symporter, whose amino-acid sequence is MNKLQQADYIVFFIYFIAIATYGYYVYHRKKSAAASSKDFFLAEGSLTWWAIGASLIASNISAEHFIGMSGSGFALGLAISTYEWMAAATLIIVAVFFIPLYLKNKIYTMPQFLAKRYNDKVSTVMAVFWLLVYVFVNLTSIIYLGALAIASISTIPFEWCIAGLCVFSVIVTLGGMKVIGYTDVVQVAVLIIGGLVTTYLALTLLAEKFGYGSNILKGLSVLRKEAPSHFHMIFHSDHPYYKDLPGLSVLIGGMWINNLAYWGCNQYITQRALGANLQTARKGILFAAFLKLLVPVIAVLPGIVMFVLHKNGMFQQEMTDAAGVIKPDHAYPTLMNLLPPGLKGVAFAALTAAIVASLAGKANSISTIFSLDIYQKYFNREASEKQLVRVGRWAVIIAMLLAAIVTPSLRSLDQAYQFIQEYVGFISPGVLAIFLLGFFWKRTTAGAALTGALLTIPVSTILKFLPVWTHGAFPDYPFLDRMSITFVLIVILMIIISITRPTKEATAHALEIDKSMFRTTPGFIAGSILIVGILTALYTVFW